In the genome of Quercus robur chromosome 3, dhQueRobu3.1, whole genome shotgun sequence, one region contains:
- the LOC126718145 gene encoding uncharacterized protein LOC126718145, translated as MESNQKVELELINMAIQRLVEEKKIKEASSTDCLDDQLLLSKLLSQLESLKGDGTIKEPEASTEASTEIDEVSPTAVCNVDNKMENAGQLNGGSNETESEIVKELKKVKRQNFVTHCLLSVLIVLTAAWQVSEVKLILKVKEGFNHPFQSFGSLLTGMLKGPNKNGEDAEKQSSHAKQQIEAPPLPDLKIPELPRVDLPDLRLNGENK; from the exons ATGGAGTCAAATCAGAAGGTGGAGCTAGAACTCATTAACATGGCAATCCAGAGACTTGTTGAGgagaagaaaatcaaagaagcCTCTAGTACTGATTGCCTCGATGACCAGCTTCTCCTCTCCAAATTGCTCTCTCAG TTGGAATCATTGAAAGGAGATGGCACAATTAAGGAACCCGAAGCTTCAACTGAAGCTTCAACCGAGATAGATGAGGTGTCTCCTACAGCAGTCTGTAATGTTGATAACAAGATGGAGAATGCTGGTCAGCTGAATGGGGGTAGCAACGAAACTGAGAGCGAGATTGTTAAAGAGCTTAAGAAGGTGAAGAGACAGAATTTTGTAACCCACTGTCTTCTTTCTGTCTTGATTGTATTGACTGCTGCTTGGCAAGTATCTGAGGTAAAACTAATTTTGAAAGTCAAAGAGGGATTTAACCACCCATTTCAATCCTTCGGAAGTTTACTCACTGGAATGCTCAAAGGCCCCAATAAAAATGGTGAAGATGCAGAAAAACAGTCCTCACATGCCAAACAACAAATCGAAGCCCCTCCACTCCCGGATCTCAAAATTCCAGAACTCCCCCGTGTGGATTTACCAGATTTACGTTTGAATGGTGAAAATAAATGA
- the LOC126718146 gene encoding nuclear transport factor 2B — translation MDPDQLARAFVEHYYTTFDANRAGLASLYQEESMLTFEGQKIQGSPNIVAKLTSLPFQQCQHSITTVDCQPSGPAGGMLVFVSGNLQLAGEQHALKFSQMFHLIPTPQGSFYVFNDIFRLNYA, via the exons ATGGATCCAGACCAGTTGGCTAGAGCATTCGTGGAGCACTATTACACAACGTTCGATGCGAATCGTGCCGGATTGGCTAGCCTATACCAAGAGGAGTCCATGCTTACTTTCGAGGGTCAGAAGATCCAAGGCTCCCCAAACATCGTCGCCAAGCTCACCAGCCTCCCTTTCCAGCAGTGCCAACACAGCATCACCACCGTCGATTGCCAGCCCTCTGGCCCCGCCGGCGGCATGCTCGTCTTCGTCAGCGGTAACCTCCAGCTCGCCGGTGAACAACACGCCCTCAAGTTCAGCCAG ATGTTCCATTTGATACCAACACCGCAGGGAAGCTTTTACGTGTTTAATGACATATTCCGTTTGAACTATGCATGA